The window TCCCGCAGGCGCGGGTCAGACTAGCCCGGCTAGCCTCGGCGAAGCGCGCCTAGGAGTTGTAGTCGGCGTTGTACCGCGCGAGAACATCGCCGATGGGGGCGTCGAGCACGAGCTTTCCCTTGTCGAGGTAAAGCCCTCTCGTGCAGAACCGCTTGAGATCGCGCTCGTTGTGCGAAACGAAGAATAGTGTTCGCCCGCCCTCAAGTAGTTCCTCGATGCGCCGATAGCACTTCTCACGAAACGCCTTGTCGCCCACCGCCAACACCTCGTCGACCAGCAGTATGGGCTCCTCAAGGCGGGAGATCACAGAGAACGCGATGCGCACTTTCATTCCGCTGGAGAGGTGCTTGTAAGGCGTGTCAAGAAAGTCGCCGATCTCGGCGAAGTCGATGATCTCGTCAAAGCGTTCTTCGATCTCGGATCGCTTCATTCCGTGAAGGCCCGCAGTAAGAAAGACGTTGTCCCGCACCGTGAGGTCGTCCACGAATCCGCCGGTAATTTCAATGAGCGGCGCGACCCCGCCAAAGACTCCCACGGTTCCCTCGTCCGGCAGCATGACCTCGGCAACCAGTTTGAGCAGTGTCGATTTGCCCTGTCCGTTGCGGCCGACGACCCCGATCGCCTCGCCGGATCGCACCGTAAAGTCAACGCCACGAAGGGCCCAGAATTCACCGGGACGGCTGCGGCGGCGACGCCCCGCAAAAAGGTCCTTGAACGATCGGCGTGAGCGCCGGTTGCGTTTGAACCTGATGCCGGCGTCCTTGACGGCGATGACGACGGGGGAGTCGGCCACTAGATCTCCTTCAGCACGGCACGCTCGGTGCGCTTGAAGACGAGGATGCCCACGACGAGCAGAAC is drawn from Salinibacterium hongtaonis and contains these coding sequences:
- a CDS encoding ABC transporter ATP-binding protein, with the translated sequence MADSPVVIAVKDAGIRFKRNRRSRRSFKDLFAGRRRRSRPGEFWALRGVDFTVRSGEAIGVVGRNGQGKSTLLKLVAEVMLPDEGTVGVFGGVAPLIEITGGFVDDLTVRDNVFLTAGLHGMKRSEIEERFDEIIDFAEIGDFLDTPYKHLSSGMKVRIAFSVISRLEEPILLVDEVLAVGDKAFREKCYRRIEELLEGGRTLFFVSHNERDLKRFCTRGLYLDKGKLVLDAPIGDVLARYNADYNS